The genomic window GGCCGCCGACCGCGTCGCTGATGACGACCGGCACGAAGCCGAGGTCGGTGGAGTGGGTGACGGTGGGGGCGATGCCGATCTCCAGGGCGACACCGGCGATCGCGTAGGCGCCGATGTGCAGGTCGCGCAGCATGGCGGCGAGTGGGGTGCCTTCGAACGCCGACATCGACGTCTTGTCGAACACCACCTCGTCGCGGCGCGGCTGCAACTCGGGCACCAACTCGAACGCCGGTGTGTCGCGCTGCAGGATGAAGCGCACCTTGTCCACGGAATCGACCTGCTGCCAATTCATCGCCATGCGCAGCGCGAACGCGCCGCTCAACCGCTCGGGCAGGAAGAAGTGCCGCAGGAAGACCACGGGATAGCCGCCGCTGCGCGCCGCGTCCACCAGCTGGACCACTCGCTCGATGATTTCCGGCCCGTCCGGCAGTTGGCTGAGCACCCCGACCTGCATGTCGTAGACGATCACCGCCAGCCGGTCCGGCGCGCACACATCGGCGAGTCCTTCGGGAATGTCCAGTCCGTTGCCATGCCGCATGCTTCAGCTACTCCTCGTCGACGCACCTCGTCACCCGGGCGAACCTAACGTGAACCGGTTGCGCCAAGGGCACTTTCGACCACTGTACGGCGCAGTCGACCGGGGTCCGCCGGGCGACCACACCCGCCGGAGCGAATGCCAGGGTACGCCGCCGCCCGGCCGTACCGGACAACCGGCGGCGATGGGGCTGACCAGCATTGACCGTTGCTGCGGCCGGTATGGGTCAGTACCGTGGGTGGCCCCGAGGCCGAGTATGTCGGCGCAGAGTTGCGGTCGGCGCCCACCGACGCGCCTCGCCGGACAGGGGAGGCCCCATGCGCAGGATTCACCCAGCATCCGGTGGCGCGCCCCCGCTGGTCGGCCGAATGTGTCGTTCCGGCAACAAATTCGAGGCTTCGGCGAAACATCGGGCGAGTGCCGACAGGTTCGGCGACGAGCAAGGTAGGTTGCCTGCCATGGCGACTCCGGACGGAATCGGTAGGGGGACATCGCTCCTCGGCGGCGCGGCAACACCGCGAACACCTGTTCGGCGCATCGGCACGGCGCTAGCGCGCGCCGGATCGTCGGCGGTCGTCGCGGCGGCACTGGTCCTGGTGTCCGCGCTCATCGTGGCACCCGGCAGCGCGCGGGCCCAGGTGCCGCCGCCCGACGCCGATCCGTTCTACGCGGCACCCGCCGACCTTGATTCCTATGCCGAGGGCGCGATCGTGGACTCCCGCCCGATCGCATTGTTCGGTCTACCGCTGCCCATTTCGACGTGGCAGGTGAAGTATCGGAGCACCGACGCGGGCGGCAGGGCGATACCCGTCGTGGCCACCGTCATGGTCCCGATGCTGCCCTGGCTCGGCCCCGGGCCCCGTCCGCTGCTCTCGTACCAGATCGCCGAGGACAGTCTCGGCACCCGATGCGCGCCGTCGTACGCGCTGCGCGGCGGCGGCGATCCCGGCGGCGCCCAGGCCTGGATCGACACCCCGTTCATGGCCGACGCGCTTCGCCGCGGCTGGGCCGTGGTGACCAGCGACTACGAGGGTCCGCAGTCCCGGTTCCTCGACGGCGTCAATTCCGGCCGCGGCGTGCTCGACGGCATCCGAGCCGCCCGTGACCTGCCCGCCGCGGGGCTGGGCCCGGCGACTCCGATAGCCGCCTGGGGATATTCGGGCGGCGCCTTCGCCACCCTGTGGGCAGCGCAGATGCAGCCGCAGTACGCGCCCGACGTCCGTTTCGCGGGCATCGCCGCAGGAGGTGTCCCGTCGAACTGGCCCGCGATCGCGCAGCACGTGGACGGCACCATGCAGGCGGGCTTGGCCATGCTCATCCTCATCGCGGCCGCTCGGGACAATCCGGATGCCGGAATCATGGAGCTGCTCAACGACCGCGGCCGCGCGATGCTGGCCGCCGACAGCGCCGCCTGTGGTCCCGATCTGGTCGCCAAGTACGTCAACGCTCGCGTCGACGACTACTCCAGCGTTCCGAACTTGCTGTCGCATCCCAACTTTCGGGCCGCAACCGACCCGCACGAACTGGGCAGCCCGGCGCCGAGAATTCCGATGTACCTGTATCACAGCACTACCGACGACGTGGTTCCGGTAGCCGGATTCACCGACGTGCTCGGCCGCTACTGCGCCCAGGGCGCCGACATCACCTCCGTGCACTCCGCGCTGCCCGGCCACAACCCCGCCGCGGTCGGCGAAGCCCTCGGCGCCATGTCCTACCTCGCGGACCGGGTCGCGGGCGTGCCGATCGCGCCCGGCTGCCGCCCGCGGTAGCGCGCACGAAACACCCTGGCGCGCAGACAGAAACGCGGCGCGCACCGAATCGTTGGGATTCGGTGCGCGCCGCGTCAGAACGTGCGCGTCAGTTCCTCGGACGGCCGGTGTCGTCCATCCACTTGGTGGTCCCAGGGGGCGCGGTGAGGGTGCTGATCAGATCGATCCCCGCGATGATCAACGTCGGGCCGCCCGCCACGATGGTGCCGATGATGCCGCCGACGGCCGCACCCGCCAGCACACTCGCGATCACGGTCGGGCCGCCGACGATGCCGGTCAGGCCGACCAACGCGCCGATCACCGTGCCGATGAAACCGCCTACCGCGGTGGCGATTCCGAACTGCGACAGGAACGCTTCCTGCGCGCGCTGGTTCTCGTACGGCGAGGCGATCGGTGTCGCCGGGGCCGGGCGCGCCTGGGCGACGTCCTTGACCACGGTCAGTTCCAGCACCCGGCCCGCGTCGCGCACCGCGTGCGGTAGTGGGTACTCCAGCCCGTCCTGTCGGAACGCCAGCGGCATGGTGACCACCGTGTTCCCGGCCTCGTCTTTGATGTCGACAGCGCTGCCAGCCACGTCGAACGATCCACCGGTCAGCGTGGTGATGATTTTGTCTCCCACCAGCTTTGCCTCGTAGCCGATGTCGGCCGTCGGCCCGGCGGTGGGCTGTGCTTGGGAGGTGCCCGCGCCGACCGCGACCGCGGCGACGAGAGGCACGACGGCCGCAGTGATCTTGCGGAGAATCATTCGGATGTTCCAATCTTCATCAGGTTTCAAGCATTGGAGAACGCCGCGCGTGTCCGATTTCCTTCCCCCACTGCAGCGCGCGGCCGTGATGTGATCAAAAGAACAGCTACTCCGCAGATAACTCTACCTCGCTGGCCTGCCGTTCGACCCTAATAATAGGGGGTATTTATCCTTTTAAAGACCACGAGTCATGTTATAGCGCTTGGCTATACGTGACGCGAGCAGCATGTAGGACACCGTGCCGCCCTACTGTGGCCACGGCTTCGCCCGATCGACCGCGCCGGATCGGCGCCCGCCGATGGCACCCGCGGCGGCATCGCCCAGGCCCGCAGCAACCATCCAGCCGCCCACTCGAAACGACAAGTACGTGACTGGATGTCGTGCCTACGGCAGGAGAAGGCCGAGCGTGCAGGCGCCGCCGCAGACTACGACGACTACCGCCAGCGCCACCGCGTCGCGGCGTCCGGGCGAACCGGGGTGCGCGGTGAGTTCGCCGGTGCCCCCGCGCGCGGTGATCGCCTCACCGAGTTCGCCTGCGCGGCGGGTGGATACAGCCATGGCGGCGGTGAGGATATCGATGAGCGGATTCTCGGTGGCAAGGTAGAGGAGGTTGTCCTTGGGGCGCAGTTTGCGCGCCGCGCGCAGCACCCGGATCTCCTCCATCAGTAGCGGAAGCCCGCGCAAGGTGAGGGCGACGACGACAGCCCATTCATCCACCGGCGCACCGAGTTTGCGTAGCGGGGCACCGAGTTTGGCCAGTGCGGGCGCGATTTCGCTCATCGGCGTCGTCCAGGCGACGAGGAACGATGCGGCGAGAATGACCAGGCCGAATACCGCCACCTGGGCATAGCGCAGCACGGCGTGGCCGCCGACCGGCACGTTGATCAGCGCCCCGGCCGCCAGTAACGCCCAGAACCACCAGGGCAGGCGCGGCAGGGTGCCGAGTGGCAGCCGGGCGACCACCCCGATGAGCACCAGGAACGCCACCATGATTCCCAGCACCGGCCAGGTGGGCAGGAACATCAGCAGCAGACTGATCACAAACGCGGCGATCATCTTGGTACCCGCCCACAGAGCGTGCACCGGACTCGCCACCGGGACCCGGCGAAACAGCACCAAGCTCATGATCGACCTCCACGGTCGAGCCGCCACGCGGCATCGCCCGGCGGTCGCAGCGGTGCGGCCGGACGTGAATCCTGTTTGTGCGCGGGGCTTTCGCGGACAGCGGTGGCGTCGGGCACCGCGTCGGCGGCCGGTATCCGTCCGGCCCGCAGGTGCACCGTTCGATCGCACACTGTCGCCATGTCCTCGACATCGTGCGAGATGACGATCAACGTCAGCCCGGAATCACGCAGCCGCGCAAGCAGTTCCACGATGTCCGCGCGCCCTTCCGGGTCGAGCCCGGCCAGCGGCTCGTCCAGCACCACCACCTGCGGGTGGCTGGCCACGATCGCGGCGAGCACCACCCGCTTGGCCTGTCCGCCACTGAGGCTTTCGATGGAGCGCGCGGCGAGCGAGCGATCCAACCCCACCGCGTCCAGCGCCCGCCCGACCGCGCCGGACCCGGTGGCCCGGCCGCCCCAGTCCGCGATCTCCGCGCCGACCGTCTGCTTCTGTAGTTGCAGCCGAGAGTGCTGGAATGCCAACTCGACTCGGCCGATCTGCTGGGTCACCGACTTACCCGCCAGTTCGCACCGGCCGGAACTCGGTGCGATCAACCCGGCCATGATCCAGGCGAGCGTGGACTTGCCCGACCCGTTGCCGCCGACAACGAGCAACGCCTCACCGCGCCGCACCGACAGGTCGACCGAATGCAAAGCCGCTGCCTCCCAGGGAGTTCCGCGATTGTAGGTGTACTGGACGGCGTGCAGCTCGAGGATCGTGTCGCCCATCGGCCTGCGCCGTGCGTCCCGTACCGGTCGCGGCCAGGCCGGTAACCGCTCGACGGCGCGTCCATCCGCCAGGTGCACCACCCGGCCCGCCGCGGCCGCGTCGGCCTCGTGGTGAGTGACCAGTACCACGGCCATCGAGTGCCGTTTCGGCAGTGCCGCAAGCAGTTCGACGAGCTCGCGCCGTCCCACCGGATCGATCATCGAGGTGGCCTCGTCGGCAATGAGCAACGCGGGTTTCCTGGCGAGTGCCGCGGCGACCGCGAGGCGCTGCTGTTGTCCGCCGGACAGGGTCGCGGTTTCCTTGTCGCCCATGCCGTCCAAGCCCACTTCACCGAGCAAGGCGTCGACATCGACCTCGGCGGCGAGTTCCGGCGGCAACCCCCACACCACATCGTCGGCGACGAGCACGCCGAGGGTCTGGCTCTCCGGTCGCTGCAAGACCAGCGCGGTGCCACCGAGATGGCCGAGCCCCGCGGAGCCGGGTCGTTCCACCATTCCCGCGGTCGGCGGCAGCCCGGCGAGCAGCCGGGTCAGCGTGGACTTTCCCGAGCCGTTGTGCCCGACCACCGCGACGAACTCACCGACATCGACCGTGAGGTCGATATCGCACAGTGCGTCGCGCACGGCACCGGGATAGCGGAAGCCTGCGCCGCGCAAGGTCACCGGCAACGGCGCGATCGGCCGATCGTCCGGCGGTGCGTCGAGCCGGTCGTGACCGGGCAGCCAGGCCAGCCGATCCAGCACCGAGCCGAGCACGAACCAGGAGAACAGCGCGGTCACCACCATGCCCGAGGCGACGCCGCCGCCGACCCAGGCCCACCACCAGCGCAGCACGGAATCGGTGAAATCGGCGGCCGCGCGTCCGAGCGGTTCGAGCTGTTGCTGGCGTGCCGCGAGGTCCTGGATGCCGCGCGAAAGGTTGCGGATGTTGTCGAACAGCAGATTCCGCCCCGCCGAGAACAACTGCAGCAGCCCGACGGCGAAGCAGGCCCAGGCCAGACCGGCGAGCGTGGAAAGCCCGAGTACCGCGACGAACCCGCCGCCGCGCCGTTTGGTCGTGCCGATGATGCCCGCGACCGTCGCCGTCGCCAGCAACCCGGTGGTCGGCACCAGGCCCGCCGCGACAAAGGTGACCAGCGTCGCCGCGATGGCGGCGGTGACCACGGCGCGCAGCCGGTAGCGGTGCGCGATCAAACCCATCGGCACCGCGGCGACCAGGTTCAGCGCGGCGGCGAACGGAAGCACCGAGCCCAGGGTGACCAACCCGACGGTGGCACCGCCAAGCACCGCGCCGACGGCCAGCTCGATCGGTCGCAGCGGCCCGTGTTCGGCCGTGCCGTCAGCTATCGGGCGTCCAGTCACGGCACAAGTCTGCCAGGGCGGTCGGGTCCGGACTCGTCGGTGGGAGTCAGGCGGCGGGGGTCAGCGTGTAGTCGTCGGGATCGAGCTTGCGAATCCGGCGGCGGTAGCTGGCCGGTGAGCCGGGCCAGTTGTTGGTGATGCGGCCCGAGGCGTTGCGGTACCAGCTGGAGCAGAAGTTCCATGGGGTGCGGCTGAGCCGGTGTTGCAGGGCCGCGTTGAACTGTTCCTCCTGCTCCGCGCGAACCTCGAGACAGTGGCCGGGGCGTTCGCCGAGCAGTTCGACGGCCTGCCGGATATAGCGGGCCTGCGATTCGATCATGTAGATGATCGAGCCGACACCCAGATTGGTGTTCGGGCCGTAGACCAGGAACATATTCGGAAAGTCCGGCACCGCGATGCCGTAGTAGGCGTGGGCGCCCTCGGCCCATGCGTCGGACAGTTTGCGGCCCGTGCGGCCGTAGATGTTCATCGGCCAGAGGAATTCGGTGCCCTTGAAACCGGTGCCGTAGATGATCACGTCCACCTCGTGCACGGTGCCGTCGGCGGTGCGCACGCCCTCGGGCAGCACCTCGGTGATCGCGGTGGTCTCGACCCGCACATTCGGTTGCGTCAACGCGGGGTAGTAGTCGTTCGAGAACAGCCCACGTTTGCAGCCGATCGGATAGTCGGGGGTGAGCTTGGCCCGCAATGCCGGATCGGGCACCTGCTTGCGCAGATGCCGGTCGGCGATCTTCGCCACCAGCCGCGCCACGGCCGGGAATTCGACCAGCCCGAGCGACACGAACTCGGCGATCGCCCACCAGCCGAATCGCTCGACCAGCAGCGCGCCGGGCAGCCGGGCGAACACTTTGTGCTGGATCGGCGAGTAGTCGGTGTCGAACTTGGGGACCACCCAGGCAGGCGTGCGCTGGAACAGGGTGAGCTCGGCGACCTTCGGCTGGATCTCCGGGATGTACTGGATGGCGCTGGCACCGGTGCCGATGCAGGCGACGCGCTTGCCGTCGAGGTCGACGTCGTGGTTCCACTCGGCGGAGTGGAATGCCGGACCGGCGAAGCTGTCGACGCCGGGGATATTCGGCAGCGCGGGCCGCGACAGCTGGCCCACCGCCGAGATCAGGACGTCCACGGTCCTGGCGGTCCCGTCCGCGGTGCGTACCGTCCAGCGGCCGGACGCGTCGTCGAACTCCGCGTCGGTCACCTCGACGCCGAACCGGATGGCGTCGTAGACGCCATTGCGCTCGGCGACCCCGCGCAGATAGGCGTGGATGGCGTCGCGCCCGGAGTAGCGCTGCGGCCAGTCCGGTTTCGGCTCGAACGAGAACGAGTACAGCGGGGACGGCACGTCGCAGGCCGCGCCGGGATAGGTGTTCTCCCGCCACACCCCGCCGAGATCGGCGGCTCGCTCCAGGATGGTGACGTCGTCGAAACCATTGCGGCGCAATTCGATCGCCATACCGACGCCGCCGAAACCGGCGCCGATGATGAGGACCGATGGCCGGTTACCCGCTGTCATGTGACACTCCTCACGAGCCCGAAGATAAGTCCACTCTAGGGGGCGGACGTTCGTTCGATCGAGAAATTCGGCCATAGGCTTTGCGAGCGCGGATGCGCGAGGCCGCTTGGAGCGCTTGCAAGCGCGGATGCGCGAGGCCGCATACTGTCCGCTGTGCAGCGGGTGCAGGATCCGGGAATCCGCGACTGGAACTTTCCGCGCGGGATAGCCAGCGTGGCGCTGATGGTCGGCTACGCGGCCGAGCACGGCGTGCCCGCTGGCCGGATGCTCGCCGGAACCGGGTTGACCGAGCCGTTGCTGCGTGACCCGGACGCCCAGATCGACGCGCACATCGAACTCGCGGTGATTCGTAATCTGGTTCGCGAACTCGCCGACCGTCCCGCGCTCGGCGTGGAGATCGGTCGCCGCTATCGGATCACCACCTTCGGCATCTTCGGGTTCGCCTGCGTCAGCAGCCCGACCCTCGGCGAGGCGATCTCGTTCGCGCTGCGATATCTGGAGTTGAGTTTCACCTTCTGCCTGCCGGTCGCCGAGTGGCGCGAGGGGGAGTTCGTCGCCTGGGTGCACGACGAGCTGATCCCGGCCGATGTGCGGCAGTTCCTGGTCGAACGGGATGTCACCGCCATGCATCAGGTGATGAGTGATCTCCTCGGCAGGCAGCTGCCGCTCGCCAGGGCCGAATTCCGTTTTCCGGAACCGGCATACGCCGATCGGATCGAGGAGGTCACGGTGGTGCGCCCGCGCTTCGGGCAGCCGCGCAACCTGTTCGCCATCGACCCGGCGGTACTGGATCAGCCGCTCCCGCAGGCGAACGAACAGACCTGGGCGATGTGCCTGGCCCAGTGCCGGGATCTGGTGCACCGCCGCCGTGCCCGCACCGGCATCGCCGCCGAGGTGCGCGAACTCCTGGTGCCCGGCGGCGCCGACGGATTCACCGTGCCGCCCGGAATCGACTCTGTCGCACGTGATCTCAATATGAGCACGCGCACGCTGCGCCGTCACCTCGATGCCGCGGGTACCAGCTACCGTGCGTTACTCGACGAGGTGCGTCGCGCACTGGCCGAGGAAATGCTTACCGCCACACCGCTTTCGGTGAGCGACGTCGCGATCCGGCTCGGTTACGCGGAATCCTCGACGTTCATCTACGCGTTCAAGCGCTGGACCGGTGCGACGCCCGCCGCCTATCGCCGCGAACGAGCCGTGCGGCGCTGACAACGGTCGCTCGGGTCAGCCGCCCTCGCCGCGGCCGCTTCTGCTGCCCGCGTAGGCGAATTCACGGACCCGGCCGACAACCTTCGGCAGCAACTCCACCCCGTCCGGGTGATTGAGCATCGGATCGAAGTAGTCCGTCCGGTGTTCGCTGGATTCCGAGAGCCGCAGGGTCAGTTCGGCGAGCCGCACCGGTGGCCCGGTGACCCCGCTCGCCGACAGCTCGAACGAGACCGGATGCTCCTGTAGATGCTCGTTCATCGCCGCCAGGGATGCGGAGGTGGGCTGGCCGGTGTCGGGTTCGGCGAACAACCACCTCGGCCCGGACTTTCCGATCCGGTACGGCATCAGGCTGCCGTACTCGGCTCGGACCCAGCCGCGGGCGGGGGTGATCAGGAACCGGCTCAGCAGTCCGCGACCGGTGGTCGCCAGCGCGAAATCCCACGGTTCGTCATGGCGATCGAGCACCCGGAAGGCGAAACCGAGCACATCGGGCAGGCCGCCCGGCGTGCCGGTTCCCTTCGACAGGCGCGCGATGACGGCGCGTTCACCGGTGCCGAACAGGTGCTCGAACTCGCTTTCGGCGTGCAAGCGGCCGGATAGGTGCACGCCGTCGGGATGAAAGACCCTGGCATGCCGCAGCCTGGCCCCGGCGGAGAACGCGGTGCGAACTGCTGACGCGGCTAGATCGGTCATCGGAGTTCCTTCGCATCGAGGGGAACCGTCACCCCTCGACTGCCCCGGCCCGGTGTGGATAAACGGCCGCTCGCGCGCCGACAGGTCAGTTCGGCGGAATGCCGAGCCAGCCGCTCATCGGCACGCTGCGGAAATGCGTTGTCAGGCTGTGCTTCTCATCGATCAAGTGCAACGCGACGGCGGGATCTGGGGCGTAATCCATCACGTGGTCGGGCAGGTCGAGTTCCCACGCGCCGCCGAGAACCGACGCGGTACTCGGCGCGACCAGCAAGGGACGCCCCGCGAAGGTCGTCGTCGCGGGGGAGTGTGCGTGCCCAGTGAGCACTGCGACAATGCGCTGGTCGCTGGAGACCAGTTCGGCGAGCTTCTCCGGCTCCTGTAGTGCGATCTCGTCGACTACCGGGCTGAACAGGTGCGCCGGCGGATGATGCAGCGCGAGCAGCACCGGTTTGTCGGCCGGTGCCGTGGCGAGCACGCCGTGCAGCCAGGTATAGGTTTCGTCGGCGAGCCGCCCGCTCGGCTCACCGGGAATGCTCGAATCCAGCAGGGCGACGGTCAGATCGCCGACCCGGTGGGCGTGGTTGATCGGTGCGGTCGAGGCGGCTTCACCGAGCAGCGTGCTGCGGAACGCGGCGCGGTCGTCATGATTGCCGGGGATGGCGTACACCGGGATGTCGACGTCGAAGGCGAGCCGGGCCTCGGCGTACTGCTCCGGCTTGCCGGAATCGGTGACGTCACCGGTCACCAGGATCGCGTCCGGCTTGTGCCGCAGGCCGGCCAGAAACGCCATGACCTGCTCGACTCGTTCGGCGTTGCGGGCGCCGAGATCGAAATGTGTGTCGCTGACCTGAGCCACCAGGATCATCGGCGTTCGCTTTCTCTGTGGGATCGCTCCGTTGCGTCAGAGTGTGCCCGCCTCCCGTGCGCGGCACCTGATAAGGCTAGTTGACCTGGGCGTTACGCGTCGCCATGAGGCTCACCACCAGCGAAAACCTGCACACTGGTCTGTGTTTACGGTCACTGGGCCTGTTCGCCGACGAGCTCGGACAAGGTCTGCAACGACCGCAGAAAGGCGCGCCGGTCCGCCGGGGGCAGTTGGGCGAGCAGGCGGTCCTCCTGTTCCTGGATGTCGCGCTGTGTGCGATCGCGCAGGCTCCGTCCGGCCTGTGTCACCGACACCAGGTTGACCCGGCGGTCCGCCGGGTCGGGTTCGCGCCGGATCAGCCCGCGTTGCTGCAGCTCATCCAGTACGCCGATGATGCGGGTCTTGTCCGCGCCGATCGCCTTGGCCAGTGCCGCCTGCGTGTACACCGGCTCCTTGCCGAGGCCGAGCAGCACGGAGTAGCCCCACATCGACAGCCCATGTCGTTCGAGCACGGGCAGTTCCGCCGCCATCAGCGCCCGGATGAGCGGCGCGATCATCGCGGCGAGATCGGGACGACGAGCTTCCGGCATGGATAGAAAATACTGCTTGATAGATGATAAGCAGGCGCATACGATAAGCGCGTACACATCATTTCGCGATCGAGCAGAGAGAAGCCATTGATGGCCACTGAATCGGATACCGGCGCGGAACTGCGCACCTTCGACGCGGTGATGAGCGCCGTCGACCTCGTCGCGTTGAACGCGCAGGCCGTGCGAACGAGCATCGACCTGGTGGACCACGCCACCAACGCGGATCTGAGCAAGCCGACGCCATGCGCCGATTGGACGCTGCACGGACTGCTGACCCACATGATCGCCCAGCACTACGGATTCGCCGCGGCTTCTCGTGGCGACGGCAATCCCGACCTGTGGAAATCACGCCCGTTGGGTGCGGACCCGGTGCGGAGTTATCGCGACGCCGCCGAGCACGTCATCGCGGCGTTCGCCGAGCCGGGCGTGCTCGACCGGAAGTTTCCGCTGCCGGAGTTCAGCACCGACTTCCAGTTCTCCGGGACGCAGGCGTTGAGCTTCCACTTCATCGACTACGTCGTGCATTCCTGGGATGTGGCAAAGACTTTGGGACTGGCGGTGCACTTCGACGCGGAACTGCTCGACGCGGCGTTGCCGGTGGCACAAATCGTCCCAGGCGGTGATACCCGAGTCGCCCCCGGTGCCGCGTTCGGTCCGGTGGTGCCGTCGTCCAGCACGGATCGGCTCGACCAGATCGTCGCGATGCTCGGCCGGTCACCGGAGTGGCCACGCTGACTAGTCGATCCGGCGGAGCAATTCGTCGGCTCGGTGCAGCATCTCGCCGGGTTCGTGCGGCTCGGGCTGGATCGGCCGCCAGAACGCCGCGTCGGGTGTCGCCTCGACGGCGAGCTCGGGTGGGGTGCGCCAGTCCGCGGCCAGGCCGAGTCGCCACGAATGCAGGTATGTTCGCTCGGCCGCGCCGGTCTTGTCGAAGAGCGGGTCGCCGACGATGGGATGGCCGATCCAGGCCAGCTGCACGCGAATCTGGTGGCGGCGGCCGGTGATCGGGCGCAATACCAGCACCGCGTGCTCGGCGCGGCGGAGCACCGTCGCGAACTCGGTGCGGGACGGGTAGTTCTTGGTGGCGAGCAGATCGACGTCCTCGACGAACCAGCGGTCCCCTTCGCGGCGAATACTCTCCCGGGGGGCCGCGATGCGCACGCGATTCTTGCGTCCGACGCTGAGCGGCAGGTCGAGCACACCGGTATCGGGCAGTTCGGCCGACGCGACGACCGCGAGGTAGGCCTTTTCCGCGGTCTGTTTGTTGAACTGCCTGGTCAGCTGGCCGTGCGCGGCGAGTTCCTTGGCGAACAGCACCAGCCCGGAGGTCACCTTGTCGATCCGGTGCACCGGGTAGAGCGTCTCGCCCGCCGCGGCCGCCAGTTCGACGAGATCGGTGTCGTGCCGCTCACCGGTCACGGAGATGCCCGCGGGCTTGTGCAACGCCAGAATCGCGTCGTCCTCCTCGACGAGGAACCGTGCGCGCAACTCCGACCAGTCCATTTCCACTGGCACGAGCTTAGGGCGAGCTATCGGCCGAGTTCGATCGCGGTGCCCGGCGGGGTGGCTCAGTGATGCTTGTCGTTGCGGCGCAGGACATGCGGGCGCAGGCGGTTGAAGCCGCGGACGCGGACGCTGCGCAGGTTCTTGATGATGAACTCCGGCTCGCCGTCGAGCGCCGCGGCGGCTTCGTCATCGATGAGTACCGTGCCGGGCCTGGCGACGCCGGTGAGCCGGGAGGCGATGTTCACCACCGAGCCGTACAGGTCGCCGAACCGCTGCAGTACCGACCCGTAGGCCACCGCGACGCGAAGTTCCGGGGTGCCGCCGACCATCATGGTCGACTCC from Nocardia iowensis includes these protein-coding regions:
- a CDS encoding phosphodiesterase; translated protein: MTDLAASAVRTAFSAGARLRHARVFHPDGVHLSGRLHAESEFEHLFGTGERAVIARLSKGTGTPGGLPDVLGFAFRVLDRHDEPWDFALATTGRGLLSRFLITPARGWVRAEYGSLMPYRIGKSGPRWLFAEPDTGQPTSASLAAMNEHLQEHPVSFELSASGVTGPPVRLAELTLRLSESSEHRTDYFDPMLNHPDGVELLPKVVGRVREFAYAGSRSGRGEGG
- a CDS encoding AraC family transcriptional regulator — encoded protein: MQRVQDPGIRDWNFPRGIASVALMVGYAAEHGVPAGRMLAGTGLTEPLLRDPDAQIDAHIELAVIRNLVRELADRPALGVEIGRRYRITTFGIFGFACVSSPTLGEAISFALRYLELSFTFCLPVAEWREGEFVAWVHDELIPADVRQFLVERDVTAMHQVMSDLLGRQLPLARAEFRFPEPAYADRIEEVTVVRPRFGQPRNLFAIDPAVLDQPLPQANEQTWAMCLAQCRDLVHRRRARTGIAAEVRELLVPGGADGFTVPPGIDSVARDLNMSTRTLRRHLDAAGTSYRALLDEVRRALAEEMLTATPLSVSDVAIRLGYAESSTFIYAFKRWTGATPAAYRRERAVRR
- a CDS encoding RluA family pseudouridine synthase, with amino-acid sequence MDWSELRARFLVEEDDAILALHKPAGISVTGERHDTDLVELAAAAGETLYPVHRIDKVTSGLVLFAKELAAHGQLTRQFNKQTAEKAYLAVVASAELPDTGVLDLPLSVGRKNRVRIAAPRESIRREGDRWFVEDVDLLATKNYPSRTEFATVLRRAEHAVLVLRPITGRRHQIRVQLAWIGHPIVGDPLFDKTGAAERTYLHSWRLGLAADWRTPPELAVEATPDAAFWRPIQPEPHEPGEMLHRADELLRRID
- a CDS encoding metallophosphoesterase; amino-acid sequence: MILVAQVSDTHFDLGARNAERVEQVMAFLAGLRHKPDAILVTGDVTDSGKPEQYAEARLAFDVDIPVYAIPGNHDDRAAFRSTLLGEAASTAPINHAHRVGDLTVALLDSSIPGEPSGRLADETYTWLHGVLATAPADKPVLLALHHPPAHLFSPVVDEIALQEPEKLAELVSSDQRIVAVLTGHAHSPATTTFAGRPLLVAPSTASVLGGAWELDLPDHVMDYAPDPAVALHLIDEKHSLTTHFRSVPMSGWLGIPPN
- a CDS encoding TIGR03086 family metal-binding protein, whose product is MATESDTGAELRTFDAVMSAVDLVALNAQAVRTSIDLVDHATNADLSKPTPCADWTLHGLLTHMIAQHYGFAAASRGDGNPDLWKSRPLGADPVRSYRDAAEHVIAAFAEPGVLDRKFPLPEFSTDFQFSGTQALSFHFIDYVVHSWDVAKTLGLAVHFDAELLDAALPVAQIVPGGDTRVAPGAAFGPVVPSSSTDRLDQIVAMLGRSPEWPR
- a CDS encoding MarR family winged helix-turn-helix transcriptional regulator; the protein is MPEARRPDLAAMIAPLIRALMAAELPVLERHGLSMWGYSVLLGLGKEPVYTQAALAKAIGADKTRIIGVLDELQQRGLIRREPDPADRRVNLVSVTQAGRSLRDRTQRDIQEQEDRLLAQLPPADRRAFLRSLQTLSELVGEQAQ